In the genome of Peromyscus eremicus chromosome 1, PerEre_H2_v1, whole genome shotgun sequence, the window AGAGACATAGGCTATTTATACAGAAAACgatatttctttgagacagtccaAGTACTTTCCTGAATGccaataaacaaaatgtgaggAGGCTGATCATGGAAGACGCTTCAGACAAGAGGGGAGGTACTGTTTTCAAAATCGTGTAAGATTCAAGGAAGCACTGCATCATGCATGAGATACATGTAAAAAAGAATCTGCTTACATTCAGGAAAAGGTAGAAAAGTGTCACAAAGTTGGATCCATAGTGGCCTTCTTTCCAAAAGATTCTTTCTGGAGAAGCCAGTCAGACCTTAtaccaaaaataataatgataacaacaacaacaacaataataataatgataatttcaTCACTTTACACTTCTGGGCAGTGGATAATGGAGAACAAGAAAGATCTGTTCTAAATTGGAGAGGGGATTCTTTTCCTTTAGGGTCCTTCCTGAACTAAAATCTTACTGCatggttttgcttgtttattttgatttttgctttgcttttctgagaagggcagggagatggatggggaaggagaaggagaggacatGAATTGAGTGTGTAGGGAGATAGAAAGGCTCTGGGAGCGGTCGGATCAAAACATACTAtatgaaaaagttttaaataaaagtaagtttTAAATTTAGAATCTGAGTAATTCTTTGAGCTGTCCAGCAGAGGGCCTGCTGGTCTCATTTGTAAATTCCTTCTTTGGGCAATGCTCCTCTGTAAGGCTGTTCCTTGGCTTCCCGAATGAACAAAGTTAGTTGAGGTGGGCCACGCTTACTCAAGACCACTGAGAGCCACCTCATGCTTGAAGGTGGATGAAACTTTATGGAGTTTTGTGGTGGCTTAGAGACCATGGCTGGCTATGTTGAGGTCTGACGGAGGGCAGTACTGAAGACAGAGAGCACAGAGAAAGGGCTGCCACAGTGGTGAGTGTGTGGGCTCAGAAAAAGGCCTGCCAGTACAAAACGGCAACACTACTGTTATGTCCAGGTTTTCAGCATGGACAGCAGGACATAGGACATCACCTAGGAATGATCCTGTATCCCTTTGGGTATTATAGCAGTCAGTGAGAAGGTGCTCAGAAGGCAGACATGGGCAGTATATGCAATGGAGTAACTATTCCTGAGGACACGAGGACTCCACCTTTGAATCAAGAAAGCAAAAGTTTCTTTGATCACAGTGTTGATTTTTAACCCATGTTTGCTAAAAAGGCTGGCTGATGTGTGACCTTGACAAATAACTGGTCCTTTTTCACATTATTCCAAggaataatgatttaaaaataaagttactgCCCAAGACATCATAGTTTAGGTAAATATTCTGACGTTACCTTCTTACAGCTTTGTACCCTGTATCTAGTTTTCATTCCCTTTTCAACTTCAGAAAACTTCATTTGAACTAGAATGTATCTAACTGATATATTACAGGAGAAAACATAAGTTATTTTGATGATTTCTCTTTACTATAAGTCATAGCTTACTACAAAGTGGTTTACACTGAAGCCATGAGATAGTTATTGTACTCTAGCATCCAGTTTTGAAAAAGAAACGTAATCATTTACTCTTCAACCTGTAATCCTGGGGGTTTTAGTCTCCTAAATTGGATGTCTTGAGAGAACACTACGGTTTGTTTTCTGAGGATGTCAAAGGTCTTTCAGTAACAACTTCCTAAACCATCTTGCATGCTGCTTCTTCATGAGGGTCAAATCCTAGGTGTCCTCCCCATTCACCATCAACTCTCCTTGCGAGGAGGTCTTCATCACAATTGTTTCATTCAACATATTCCCCATggataattgctttttttttttaaataatcatgtATGTGTTTAAATCTCTTAACAATGCAGTCAGTCGAATTGATTTCAGGGTTAAACTGTAAGAATTTTTCACCATAACCTTATTCACATCTGCTGTTCTGTGCGACTTTATTTCATTCTACATCAGTTTAATCAAGAGAAATGAATACTGACCTAGTACTCCTTTCTTTGAATAATAGGGAGATGCAAAAGCTCAGCAGTTGTTGTCTGTATGTGTTGTGCCCAATGTTTCCTGCTTATTTATTCCGAGGTGTTTTATTGTCCTGCATAGTACGGCCAAAAGCTTTGTACAATGTGTATCTCCATTAGTACTTTGGTTTGTCCCCACTTTTTCTACTTTGTGTTCATGTATCCTGGCTATTTGGTTCTGCTTCCTACTTTCACAGCGTTCAGTGTTCAAATTTTCTGTGGAATATTTGAATAATTCAGTTTTACATGCATAATGAAAAAAAGCTTTCTGTTACTTCTCCTATGCATGATATGCTCTAACATTGGTTCCCATTCTTTAACATTTCTATCAGCTGTGTGGTGAGGAACTTTTCTACTGTAGGCCAGCAGTACCTGAAATATAGCTGCAAAGTCAGATGATGGTAGCTTCCGAAATTGAGTATGTGGGAAACTTtctctagtacacacacacacacacacacacacacacacacacacacacattttttttgaaaaagaaaaaccatagaAGTAACCACAAAAAATCAAGTCTCACTAGATCCACATGCCCATTTATCATCATGGTACACCCCTCCTCAGCCGACACTCGATAATTTTACTATTGCCAAGCACTAAAGATAGAGTTACTAGATCGTCAGGGTCCTCTTACCCTCTGAATTTTAGTAAAACGCTGTCCCAGTGGATCCTGGGTGAAATTACGTGCATCCGTGAAGGTCAAGGGTGGAGTAGGGGCCAATTCCCTGACAAAGGTCGCTTTGCGATGGCAGGAGAGACCTCACCACTTCGTCCTAAGCCGCAACAGGACCGAGGGTAGTGATCCTTGATTGAAACTTGGGTTGGACATGGAGAGCTGTTTGACTTTGGCTTattgtgtaaaagaaaaaaaaagagattgttGGGCACAGACAGAAGTAAAATTATGGGAAAGGTTATGAAGCAATTAGTGCGGAGTGAAGTTAAGCCTTAGGGGAGACAAAGGCCTCAGAGGCAGCTGTGCAACTGCATTCGGCCAGTAGGTGGCAGGCAAGTTCTATCATTGCTGCTCCCATCGCCTGTCGCCCTGCTTTTCTGGAAGAATGGGAAGACATGGGGTTGGATTTCTTGATTCAGACAGGACAAGAGGTGGCGAGCAGCTCTCTGTCCCCGTGGAAGAGCTGTGACCTTTGGGCAGTCTTTTCATGTGTGCTACATTCACATGTACGTGAATTCACCCCCGCCCCTCCCCTGCCAGGCGGGTCAGCCCTTTGCCAGGTTCCTGTCCTTGGGGGTCCTGTAACTAAAGGCTGGCTGCGGACATTTAGTCCCTCCAGACTTTGTCACCTTTTCCTCACTGTGCACTAGgattaaccctttcctctcagTTTTCCATGGAACTCTACGTCTCAAGGAGGTGCCCTGCAATTTCCTGCCCTCCCCTTGCGATGGCCACCTGTAATCTGCAAAATCCTTAACTTCCTAAAccctggttttctttttccatggtGGGATCCTAGTATATTAGGAGGAACATATTTCCATTCTGGTACCCGTGTAGTGCATCGATGCTTTCCACATTTGAACTACTAGACATCTTTCACTGGGCTCATGACCGGCAAGGATGTCTTTGGAGTTTTTTTCCACGGTGGCTAGTAAACCCAGGTTATACTGTCCTGAGGTAGAGTATCCCCCTTTTCCAAACACCCTTGAGGAGATTTTTCTGCTTGGAATTATAATTTTTCCAGCGTGCCACCATATATGCAATTGAATGAACCTATTTGTATCTTATAGCCTCACCTACAAATTAGACCTGATGTCTAATTTGAAAAGTTATTGTGAAAATTAAAGCAAAGGGGGCGTACAGACCCCTCTTAATTTGGCCCGTCTTACTTAAGAAGTTTTACTTTCACTTTAAGGAAATCTCTGGCTTCCCCACCCACCACGATCACTGCATTACTATACGATGAATGGAGTACTCTTCTGGGAAGCTGTCAGCACCCATGGATTTTACTATCACTGATAATAATCTTggcgtttgtgtgtgtgaatggagtGTGGTAAAGTCGGGCTCCCACCACCCAGGTTCAAAATTAGAATAAAGACAAACTACTTCATGTTATGCTAAAAGTAaatttatatagatatagatcTTTACTTTTCTCCAGACTGTATTTTACTGATGAGTCATGTTAACAACCAAAGAACATTCTAGTATGATTTCACTTAAACAGAACAAGACGGATGGACTGTCACTTCATTTCACAAAGGTAGCACGACTCTGATACCACAACATAACAACTAGAACACAAAACAGGGAACCACagatctcatttaaaaatacagatgccAAAATACAAAACAGTAGAGCAGCCAGTTTAAATCAACACCTCACAAAAGTGTACAAAGCTTTGGCAAATATAAAAACAGGCTGAAAATTCAAACTTACACACACAGATCAATACCAAAAACACCAGAAAGCAcagtgtcccccctccccccattgtCAGTTGCCTTTGGCCTGGTACCCCACAGGGATAATAAGTTCATTAGTTCATCTTGGTAACACCTATTAATAAGGATGGGGACTGCTGGTGGGGTCATGGGTGTCATTGTCACTGTCACTAGGCTCCTTGTTGGAGTCCTTGTATTCCAACACCGACAGTGACTCAAAGTACTGGGATGTCTCGTTTGTGTCCTTGTATTCCAACGCTGACAGTAACTCAGGGTACTGGGATGTCTCGTTTGTGTCCTTGTATTCCAACGCCGACAGTAACTCAAGGTACTGGGATGTCCAAGTCTGGGCCTGGTTCGCGCAGAGTGCGGCCAACAATCTCAAGATGTGCACCTGGTTGGTCTCGAGGAATGCGCGCGGCCCCCAGAGAAGCTCGTGTTCTGCTGCCTCCATGAACGGGACTCGCCTGTAGTCTAGGTACCTGTGTTCCTCAAACACACGGGTGATGAGCTTCTTCGTGCTCCTGAAGAGACCACTTGTCTCGTGGACATCCAGTCCTAACTGGAATAGAAAATTAAAGAGTAGGTTCTCTCTGATACTGTAGCCTTTCATAAAGATAAGGCTCAGGACTACCACCAGGAGGTTGAACTTTGGCCTGTCTAAATAGAACGGTGGCAGACTGCACTGAGGGTACCCTGTCTTCCTGACAATGATGTAGGAGTGGGTTTTGGTGTCCACTTCCTTCAGCTGACACCCAAAGGTGCACTCTAGCTTAGCATTGGCCCGTCTGATGATGTCTAAGCTCTCATCTTTATATTCTCGGATGGCTACACTTACCATCTCTGAGAGCTGGATGGGCACCTTGGCTTGGTCCTTGGCCAAGAGAAACTGCACCAAAGCATCTGCCCTCTCATCTAAGGGAGACAATGGCTGACTCTCCCCATTAGGGACCCCCTGAGCAGCACTGGACCCCCGAGAGACACTTGGAACCTCAGAGACTGCCCATGGCTGAGACCCCCCTGATCCACCACAGAACCTCTGATCTTGTGAAGTGCTGGGGCCATCAATGCCCCCCCCCCTGGAATCCTAGAGGTATTGGGGCATCCCAAGCCATTCATACCCTGGGGAGTGTAGAAGGAGTCTCGGTCCCCCAGAAGCTGCATTGCCCTTTGGATCTCCCAGTCATTCTGCCTGGTACTCTCACAGGGTCGGGGCCCCCGCCAGTCGCGTGAGGTCATCCTATGGCCACAATCCTCCTCTTTGGGCTCCAGATGCTTCTTCTTCTTGGTGGCTTTGCCAGAGCGCCGTGGTGGCTCTGCAGACTTGGAGGCCTCTGGAATAGTGGCACTTGCCTGGGGGGCAGCTGCTGTCACCATCAGGATGGCAGGCACTGCCTTACATGCTGAGGAGGCATTCACCTCaggaaatggaacccagggaACTGCAGGCAGGGCCTCTACACAGGCATAAGGATCCTGCAGAGCAAATGGCAGTGACTTTGGGCTCTCTGAGGTGGCTGATGGACCTCTAAAGGCATTAGAAGAGGCAGCCTGAAAATGAGAGGTAGGTGGAAAGACCCTTGAAGTGGCAGCTAAGTTCTCTGATGTGGCAGGCAAGTTTCTCCAAGCAGTTGGCAGGTAAGCCCTGGATGCTGATGCTGCCCTTGGAGCACAGAACGTGGCACCAATGATCATGCGATCTTTTGGAGGGCCCTTTCTgtcccttgcagaggacctacgaTCTCTAGGAGGGCCCCTAGGTTCTAGAGAAGAGGGGCCAGGTTCTCCTGACGGAGTCATGTGTGACCTAGTGGGGCCCCTGGGAAAATTTGTTGGTGCTCTCGAGGCTCCGGGCTGTGCCTGCGCTGTTGGGGGTGGGCCTTGCCAAGAAGGCTGCGGTTGTATTGAGGGCagttctgcctgcaggcctgtGGCTTGGGCCTGGTGGGTATGCCTCCGAGTTTGCCGGCTTCTGTGGGAGGCTGGAACTCCCCGAAAGGGCTGCTGCTGCTCCACATGGGTGAGCTGAGTGGCCTGCTCCTGGGTCTCCTGGGCAGGCGCAGGCTGCCAGAAGTGAGTGGGTGCCTTGGGTGCCTGCCAGCCCCTTGCCCGGGCCTGCTGTACCTCCTGGAACTCCAGTGACACTGGGAGCTCCTGTGGCTCCGGGAGCTCCTGTGGCACTGGGACCTCCTGTGGCACCGGGAGCTCCTGTGGCACCTGGACCTCCTGTGGTACCTGGAGCTGCTGTGGCACCGGGACCTCCTCTGGCACCGGGACCTCCTCTGGCACCGGGTCCTCCTCTGGCACCGGGTCCTCCTCTGGCACCGGGACCTCCTGTGGCGCCGGGACCTCCTGTGGCACCGGGACCTCCTGTGGCACCTGGAGCTCCTGTGGCACCTGGAGCTCCTGTGGCACCTGGAGCTCCTGTGGCACCTGGAGCTCCTGTGGCGCCGGGGGCTGGCCTCTGGGGGCCTGCCAGATGATGGTTGGGCAATGCATACCTCGGGGACCAGACTGAGGGGCAATCTGGGGCACAGGAATTGTGATAGACAGTGATGCTGGGAACAATGTCTGGGGCACCTGTAGGCCTGCCTGTGGCACCAAATGTATCTGAGTAACTTGTGGTGCTGTAGGCACATGAGGTGTCCCTGGCATCCTGGGGATCAGCAGACGAGTATGTGGAGCCTGGCGCAGTGGAGGCGGGGGTGGCAGGACTTGCCACAGATGAGTCTGGCTTGCTATGCCATGTGTAGCTTGTCTGATAGGTAGAGGGGCCTGGCGGATCAATGGTGGGATTTGCCGCATCAGTGATGGGGCCTGACGAATCACAGGTGGCATCTGGCGGAGTATTGCAGGCGCTCCAGGTCGAATGGGTGCGGGACCAGGACGAATAGGTGGGAACCCTTGGCGCATAGGAGGGGCCTGCCAGGCTATTGTGGGGGCCTGCAAAGAGACCTGCGTGCCCTGCCAGTTCAAGGGCGTCCCCTGCCAACCCTGGGGCGTCACCTgccagttgggtgtggtggcttgcCAGCTAGGGCCTGTACCCAGTTGCACCTGTGGGGTTGATGGGGCAGGGGGAACCTGTTGAGGAGCCCTTATGACTTGAGACTGGATTTGCAGGATCAGAGGCTGACCCTGTGGGGCCCACGAAGTCAGAGGCTGCCCTGGGGGCAACACTGGCTGTGCCATCGGTGCTCCTGACACTGGAGGCTGAATGACTGGAGCTCTGGCACCTGGAGAATGGATCATCACGACACCAGGACCTGGAGGCTTGGCCATCGTAGTTATCGAAGGTGAAGGCTGGGTCATCAAGGCAGCTGGTGGAGCAGGCTGGACCATCGGAGCTCCTGGAGCAGGAGGCTGGACCATCAGGACTCCCGGTGTCAGCTGCTGGGTCATCAGGACTCCTGGAGTTGGTTGCTGGGCTATCGGTGTCCCCGGAATTGGAGCATGCGGCATTGAAGTTCCAGGTGGGGGAGGATGGACCATCGGGgttccaggaggcagaggatgcACTATCGGGTTCCCAGGTGGAAGAGGATGGGCCATAGGGGtcccaggaggaggagggtgggccATAGGGGtcccaggaggaggaggtggtggaggtggaggaggagggggaggaggaggaggaggaggaggaggaggaggaggaggaggaggagggtgggccATTGGGGTCCCAGGAAGAGGGTGTGCCATCGGGGtcccagaaggaggaggaggaggagggtgtgtCATTTGGCTTCCTGGGGGAGGAGGATGAGCCAAAGGGGCCCCCGGGACAGAAGGATGAAGCATCAGGACTCCTGGAGTTGATGGCTGGGCCATTGGGGCTCCCGGAGGGGGCTGATGGACCATCAAGACTCCAGGAGTTGGAGGCTTGGCCATCGCCCCCCCCAGAGGGGGAGCCTGGACCATTGGGGCCCCTAGGGCAGGAGGCTGGGCCAGCTGAGCCACTGGGGCAGGCAACTGGCCCTCTGGAGCCTCCCAGGCAGCCTGAGGAGCCTGCCAAGAAGCCAGGGGAGCCTGCAAGTCCACTGGAGGTGGATCCCAAGGGACTGGAGGAGCCCGGGAGGAAGCAGGCGGAGCCCGCATCAGTACTGTAGGGCGGCTATGGGCTGGAGGCACTGGGGACTCCGGAGGGCTGGAATCACCCAGGTTCGTACTTAGCTGCGACATGTCCCTTGATTGACTGCTAGCTGCCCGTCTCCGATTGCTGCGTTTTTTCTTCCAGTGTTGAGAATGCCGACGTGGCGGCCCAGGAGGATCCCCATCCATCGCGAGCTCTGTGGGAAGCCAGCTCCGCTGCCTGGCTCACCCTGCCGCTCTGAGAGACAGCTGCGGATTCTCTCCGCAGCTCTCAGCGAGCGCTGCCTGGCTGGCACCGCAGCGCTCAGCGAGTGCTGCCTGGATCTCTCCGCAGCTCTCAGCGAGCGAGCGCTGCCTGGCTGGCACCACAGCTCTCAGAGAGCGCTGTCTGACTTCCTCCGCAGCTCTCAGCCAAGTGCCTCCACAGCGCAGCTCGCAGTTCAGCTCTCACAGCTCGCCGTGAGTGCGGACTGGCTCTGCAGCTCTCCGCAgtaagaaggaggagggagggggctcAATCCCGCCCCTTCCCCGCCCCCGACCACCACAAGTGGATTGTGCAGAGGGGCGTTTACCAAACCATTGACTGACACAGGATTCAGTCTCCTGCTCTAATAGTTTCCCAATTCAACTAGTTCAGCCTCTTTAAGCATGAGTTTACATAGGCAAATGACAGGGACAGATTTATGCTTTAGAAAAATCACTGTGCTGCATTATGAAGTGGGGACAGACCACTAGCAACATGGAACATGTCCAAAGGTGGGGGCAGTGGTGTGGTCTGAGCTCAGAAACGAAGCCTATTGACGTAAGCGGGACTGGGGAGCTATACCAGACAGCTATTCAAGTTAACGAAGGTTTAGAAAAAATGGGGAGTATA includes:
- the Magel2 gene encoding LOW QUALITY PROTEIN: MAGE-like protein 2 (The sequence of the model RefSeq protein was modified relative to this genomic sequence to represent the inferred CDS: deleted 2 bases in 1 codon), with the protein product MSQLSTNLGDSSPPESPVPPAHSRPTVLMRAPPASSRAPPVPWDPPPVDLQAPLASWQAPQAAWEAPEGQLPAPVAQLAQPPALGAPMVQAPPLGGAMAKPPTPGVLMVHQPPPGAPMAQPSTPGVLMLHPSVPGAPLAHPPPPGSQMTHPPPPPPSGTPMAHPLPGTPMAHPPPPPPPPPPPPPPPPPPPPPPPPPPPGTPMAHPPPPGTPMAHPLPPGNPIVHPLPPGTPMVHPPPPGTSMPHAPIPGTPIAQQPTPGVLMTQQLTPGVLMVQPPAPGAPMVQPAPPAALMTQPSPSITTMAKPPGPGVVMIHSPGARAPVIQPPVSGAPMAQPVLPPGQPLTSWAPQGQPLILQIQSQVIRAPQQVPPAPSTPQVQLGTGPSWQATTPNWQVTPQGWQGTPLNWQGTQVSLQAPTIAWQAPPMRQGFPPIRPGPAPIRPGAPAILRQMPPVIRQAPSLMRQIPPLIRQAPLPIRQATHGIASQTHLWQVLPPPPPLRQAPHTRLLIPRMPGTPHVPTAPQVTQIHLVPQAGLQVPQTLFPASLSITIPVPQIAPQSGPRGMHCPTIIWQAPRGQPPAPQELQVPQEVPVPQEVPAPQEVPVPEEDPVPEEDPVPEEVPVPEEVPVPQQLQVPQEVQVPQELPVPQEVPVPQELPEPQELPVSLEFQEVQQARARGWQAPKAPTHFWQPAPAQETQEQATQLTHVEQQQPFRGVPASHRSRQTRRHTHQAQATGLQAELPSIQPQPSWQGPPPTAQAQPGASRAPTNFPRGPTRSHMTPSGEPGPSSLEPRGPPRDRRSSARDRKGPPKDRMIIGATFCAPRAASASRAYLPTAWRNLPATSENLAATSRVFPPTSHFQAASSNAFRGPSATSESPKSLPFALQDPYACVEALPAVPWVPFPEVNASSACKAVPAILMVTAAAPQASATIPEASKSAEPPRRSGKATKKKKHLEPKEEDCGHRMTSRDWRGPRPCESTRQNDWEIQRAMQLLGDRDSFYTPQGMNGLGCPNTSRIPGGGIDGPSTSQDQRFCGGSGGSQPWAVSEVPSVSRGSSAAQGVPNGESQPLSPLDERADALVQFLLAKDQAKVPIQLSEMVSVAIREYKDESLDIIRRANAKLECTFGCQLKEVDTKTHSYIIVRKTGYPQCSLPPFYLDRPKFNLLVVVLSLIFMKGYSIRENLLFNFLFQLGLDVHETSGLFRSTKKLITRVFEEHRYLDYRRVPFMEAAEHELLWGPRAFLETNQVHILRLLAALCANQAQTWTSQYLELLSALEYKDTNETSHDSDNDTHDPTSSPHPY